A window of Castanea sativa cultivar Marrone di Chiusa Pesio chromosome 1, ASM4071231v1 contains these coding sequences:
- the LOC142631902 gene encoding uncharacterized protein LOC142631902: MALPNFDALRDLHNSANLLLHSPTIQQSLVSHRQEKWVHEVSEASLRMLDVCGISKDVLSLVKEQLHDLQFTLRKVCIGEPDIGTKIAAYNHYRKKLKKETLKCLNSLKGIKSKSIVSNHSPIDENLKVVVDVLKEVRVTSISIVESLLSLISIPWLDQKSAKGSFASRFIRVGGQGLYDMCDVMAIQSANKRLEAVEIAIEDLEAELDCMFRRLIQTRVSLLNILSSNKLASCTYVTVGIPRLAAQF, encoded by the coding sequence ATGGCACTCCCAAATTTTGATGCTCTTAGAGACTTACACAACTCTGCCAATCTCCTTCTTCACTCACCCACTATCCAACAATCCCTTGTGAGCCATCGACAAGAAAAGTGGGTACATGAGGTCTCGGAGGCTTCTCTAAGAATGTTGGACGTGTGTGGCATTTCTAAAGATGTTCTATCGCTCGTCAAAGAACAACTCCATGATCTTCAATTCACATTGCGTAAAGTATGCATTGGCGAGCCCGATATTGGTACCAAAATTGCGGCTTATAATCACTATAGAAAGAAGTTGAAGAAGGAAACATTGAAGTGCTTGAATTCTTTAAAAGGGATTAAGAGCAAATCCATTGTTTCGAATCACTCACCAATCGATGAGAACCTTAAAGTAGTGGTTGATGTGCTAAAGGAAGTGAGGGTGACTAGTATTTCTATCGTGGAGTCACTATTGTCCCTCATTTCTATACCATGGCTGGATCAAAAATCAGCTAAAGGGTCTTTTGCGTCAAGGTTTATACGCGTGGGTGGTCAAGGTTTATATGATATGTGCGATGTAATGGCGATTCAAAGTGCGAATAAAAGATTGGAGGCAGTGGAGATTGCCATTGAAGATCTTGAGGCTGAGCTGGATTGCATGTTTAGGCGTTTGATCCAGACTAGGGTTTCACTTCTCAACATTCTAAGTTCTAACAAACTAGCTAGTTGTACGTACGTAACAGTGGGAATCCCAAGGTTGGCAGCCCAATTTTAA
- the LOC142621815 gene encoding cytokinin riboside 5'-monophosphate phosphoribohydrolase LOG5-like, whose amino-acid sequence MEENIVKSRFKRVCVFCGSKTGKRTCYSDAALELGQELVSRRLDLVYGGGSVGLMGLVSKQVHGGGGHVMGIIPKFLMDKEITGETVGEVRLVADMHQRKAEMARYSDCFIALPGGYGTLEELLEVVTWSQLGIHDKPVGLLNVDGYYNSLLSFINTAVEDGFIKPSQHNIIVSAPNARELIQKLEEYEPVHDGVVAKAKWEAEQAEFNASLQTDIAR is encoded by the exons atgGAGGAAAATATAGTGAAGTCAAGGTTCAAAAGGGTTTGTGTTTTCTGCGGAAGCAAAACAGGCAAGAGGACTTGTTATAGTGATGCTGCTCTGGAACTAGGCCAAGAGCTG GTCTCTAGGAGGCTGGATCTTGTTTATGGAGGAGGAAGTGTTGGATTAATGGGCTTAGTTTCTAAACAGGTCCATGGAGGTGGTGGACATGTTATGGG AATCATTCCCAAATTTTTGATGGACAAGGAG ATAACTGGGGAAACAGTTGGGGAGGTCAGGCTAGTAGCAGACATGCACCAGAGGAAAGCAGAGATGGCTCGCTATTCTGACTGTTTTATTGCTCTTCCAG GTGGGTATGGAACTTTGGAAGAGTTATTGGAAGTTGTCACATGGTCCCAACTTGGGATCCACGATAAGCCT GTGGGATTGCTTAATGTCGATGGATACTACAACTCTCTCCTCTCTTTCATAAACACAGCCGTGGAAGATGGATTTATCAAGCCCTCTCAGCACAATATAATCGTCTCTGCTCCAAACGCTAGGGAACTCATTCAAAAACTCGAG gAATACGAGCCTGTGCATGATGGGGTAGTTGCTAAGGCCAAGTGGGAGGCAGAACAGGCGGAGTTTAATGCTTCTTTGCAGACTGATATTGCTCGTTAA